In Deinococcus psychrotolerans, the genomic window CTCCACCGTGAAGTTGACCCCCAGCGAGGTCAGCAGTTCACGGCGGCGCGGGCTGCCGGACGCCAAAATAATGCTTGGTTGACTGGGAGCCACGCTCAGTACCCCGCTTTGTTTTGCTCGCCTGACACCAAACCCACTCCGCCCGAGGTGCCCAGCCGCGTGGCTCCGGCTTCAATCATGGCCGCCGCGTCGGCAGGGCTGCGCACGCCGCCCGCCGCTTTGATCTGCGCCCGCCCAGCGATCACGCGGGCCATTAAGCGCACGTCGTCGAGCGTGGCCCCGCCGGTGCCAAAGCCAGTGCTGGTCTTGACGAAATCGGCTCCAGCTTGAACGGCAGCTTCGGTGGCCCTCTCCTTTTGCTCGTCACTGAGGTAACACGTCTCGATGATGACTTTCAGCACCTTGCTGCCGGTGGCCGCCCGCACGGCGGCGATGTCGGCCTGCACATACTCCCAGTCACCCGCGATGGCCGAGCCGATGCTGATGACCATATCCACTTCGTCGGCCCCAGCCGAGACGCTCAGGCGGGCTTCCTCGGCCTTTTGCTGGCTGGTGGTGGCTCCCAGCGGAAAGCCGCACACAGTAGCGATCTTTACACCGCTGCCCCTGAGTTCTCCCGCGCACAGCGCAATGTGCTGAGGGTTGACGCAGACGGCCTTGAAGTGGTGCTGCCGCGCCTCGGCGCAGAGCTGAACGAGGTCGGCGGGCGTGGCGGTGGCCTTGAGCAAGGTGTGGTCGATGTACGGCGCGAGATCGAGCGGAGCGTCAGTCATGCCCTGAGCATAGCGGCTGGCCCCGAAAGGCGAAACAAAAGCCGCCACTTCCGGACTGGCAAGTGGCGGCTTTTGTTGTGGTGACCCCAACGGGACTCGAACCCGTGTCTATACCGTGAGAGGGTACCATCCTGACCGCTAGACGATGGGGCCACAGAGGAAGGCCGCTTAGTCTAAGTCAGCGGGCAGGGCTTGTCAATCTGCGGCGCTCTTGGATGTCAGGAATGGCCGCCCACTTTGATGACCAACACCGGCAACCGCGATTTTTTCAGAACTTGCTCAGCCACCGAACCGACAAAGAAATGCTCGATGGTGCC contains:
- the deoC gene encoding deoxyribose-phosphate aldolase, which encodes MTDAPLDLAPYIDHTLLKATATPADLVQLCAEARQHHFKAVCVNPQHIALCAGELRGSGVKIATVCGFPLGATTSQQKAEEARLSVSAGADEVDMVISIGSAIAGDWEYVQADIAAVRAATGSKVLKVIIETCYLSDEQKERATEAAVQAGADFVKTSTGFGTGGATLDDVRLMARVIAGRAQIKAAGGVRSPADAAAMIEAGATRLGTSGGVGLVSGEQNKAGY